A genomic region of Elaeis guineensis isolate ETL-2024a chromosome 9, EG11, whole genome shotgun sequence contains the following coding sequences:
- the LOC140851476 gene encoding LOW QUALITY PROTEIN: uncharacterized protein (The sequence of the model RefSeq protein was modified relative to this genomic sequence to represent the inferred CDS: inserted 1 base in 1 codon), with product MFYFKGRNYDPIDFELFGDNDAWILVDEPSELTSEELETFHRELASCSIQENNNNDILNLEDLDGDDGENDGNDANRREDGGDENIATQEDVKATLELARLSKDAPEPVLAGLVPILVNLLGGSHFMIQAAAAYALCCLACRADGNLCPRIGQFGAIPLILRLLSESNDCIRRTLLKCLSAIVVFDSPNREILARNGGIEIILDLLDNCTDDMKRYLLEILSALAMLREVRRVIINLGGLPFLLEAVSSGXLSSRTRAAPGIGLLGVARRVRHMLVDLGAIPALIQLLRDGDASSKLIVGNALGIISSHFDYLPVVQAGAIPLYVELLKGPEPLGKEIAEDVFCVPAVAEENAVLILKELVRILRGNEEQVKSAAVDVLWDLSGYKHSISVVRQSGAIPLLIELLQNVNGDLREKAEGTIAQLSYGGVNREAMVEAGAVPVLIDLLRCDSEELREYAGETLINFAEDPLYHERVSGAFEIPSFLAIQDRLSRIRASDEHTVRSLRLMSTEHFISTRN from the exons ATGTTTTATTTCAAGGGTCGCAACTATGATCCTATTGACTTTGAATTGTTTGGTGATAATGATGCGTGGATATTAGTCGATGAGCCATCAGAGTTAACTAGTGAGGAATTAGAAACTTTTCACCGTGAATTGGCATCATGTTCTattcaagaaaataataataatg ATATATTGAACTTGGAAGATTTGGATGGTGATGATGGTGAAAATGATGGAAATGATGCGAATAGGAGAGAAGATGGAGGAGATGAGAACATTGCAACTCAAGAAGAT GTGAAAGCCACTCTTGAGCTCGCCCGTCTCTCAAAAGATGCACCAGAGCCTGTCTTGGCAGGCCTTGTTCCGATTCTTGTCAACCTCCTTGGTGGCTCGCACTTTATGATTCAAGCTGCTGCTGCTTATGCGTTGTGCTGCCTTGCTTGCAGGGCTGACGGTAACTTGTGCCCTAGGATTGGCCAATTTGGGGCAATCCCGCTAATTCTAAGATTGCTATCTGAGTCAAATGATTGCATTCGGAGGACATTGCTTAAATGCCTTAGCGCCATTGTTGTTTTTGATAGCCCCAATCGGGAAATTCTGGCAAGAAATGGAGGGATAGAAATCATTTTGGACTTGCTTGATAACTGCACTGATGATATGAAGCGGTACTTGTTGGAGATTCTCAGTGCATTGGCAATGTTGAGAGAGGTGAGGAGGGTTATTATAAACCTTGGTGGACTTCCCTTCCTCCTTGAAGCTGTATCATCTG AATTGTCCTCAAGAACCCGAGCTGCTCCGGGCATTGGGTTGCTTGGGGTTGCTAGAAGAGTTCGGCATATGCTTGTAGACTTGGGGGCTATTCCAGCACTCATTCAATTACTACGTGATGGCGATGCATCGAGCAAACTAATTGTTGGTAATGCTCTCGGTATTATCTCATCTCACTTTGACTatct GCCGGTAGTTCAAGCTGGTGCTATACCTTTGTATGTGGAGCTGCTCAAAGGACCTGAACCCCTTGGGAAAGAAATTGCAGAGGATGTCTTTTGTGTACCGGCTGTGGCAGAGGAAAATGCTGTGTTGATTTTGAAAGAGCTGGTGAGGATTCTTCGGGGCAATGAAGAACAAGTAAAATCTGCAGCTGTAGATGTCTTGTGGGATCTTTCAGGGTACAAACATTCCATTTCAGTTGTGCGACAATCAGGTGCTATTCCACTTCTAATTGAACTTTTGCAAAATGTGAATGGTGACCTTAGGGAGAAAGCTGAAGGAACCATCGCACAATTAAGTTATGGAGGAGTGAACAGGGAAGCTATGGTGGAAGCTGGTGCTGTACCAGTCCTGATTGATCTGTTGAGATGTGATTCAGAGGAACTGAGGGAATATGCTGGGGAAACTCTGATTAATTTTGCAGAAGACCCGCTGTACCATGAGAGAGTTTCTGGTGCTTTTGAAATCCCATCATTCCTGGCCATACAAGATAGGTTAAGCAGAATCCGTGCTTCTGATGAGCACACGGTTAGGTCTTTGAGACTGATGAGCACTGAACACTTCATATCAACCCGGAACTAA
- the LOC140851477 gene encoding uncharacterized protein, protein MQDIGKLVSVKNTVAHAAGIIKYIYNHCYPLYLMRKFTGGKEIIRPAPTRFATNFIALQSILGHKDALRAMVTSREWTTSAYAKDSKGKKLTDDVLNSLFWNECATIVKLTEPLIQVLRIVDSDDRPSMGYLYHAIHQARDEMIKRFRRRKIVVEPYLRIVDSWWDLQLHQNLHTAGFWLNPCFQYDSKLMDKHPRSVSGLLDIIERYSFGNPTLQGNLTNEMRLFRNAENDFGRSSAINDRSRLAPDEWWVTYGSCAPNLQKLAIRVLSQTCSASGCERNWSIFEHIHSKKRNRLEHQRLNDLVFVHYNLRLQQR, encoded by the exons ATGCAAGATATTGGCAAGTTAGTTTCAGTGAAGAACACCGTAGCCCATGCTGCAGgtatcataaaatatatttataatcattgtTATCCTTTATATTTGATGAGAAAATTTACTGGTGGAAAGGAGATAATTCGTCCGGCACCTACACGTTTTGCTACCAATTTTATTGCTTTACAAAGCATATTGGGCCACAAAGATGCATTAAGAGCAATGGTGACTTCTAGAGAGTGGACAACTTCAGCTTATGCTAAAGATAGTAAAGGAAAAAAGCTCACCGATGACGTGCTTAATTCTCTTTTTTGGAATGAATGTGCAACCATTGTTAAACTAACAGAGCCTTTAATTCAAGTTTTGAGGATTGTTGACAGTGATGATAGACCTTCAATGGGTTACTTGTATCATGCTATACATCAAGCTAGAGATGAAATGATCAAGAGATTTAGAAGGAGAAAGATTGTAGTTGAACCTTATTTGAGAATAGTTGATTCTTGGTGGGATTTGCAATTACACCAAAATCTTCATACAGCTGGGTTTTGGTTGAATCCATGTTTTCAATATGACTCAAAACTTATGGATAAACATCCTCGTAGTGTTTCTGGACTCTTAGATATCATAGAGAGATATTCATTTGGTAATCCAACCTTGCAGGGGAACTTAACTAATGAGATGAGATTATTTAGAAATGCAGAAAATGACTTTGGACGCTCATCGGCTATAAATGATCGAAGTCGCTTGGCTCCAG ATGAATGGTGGGTCACCTATGGAAGTTGTGCACCTAATTTGCAAAAGTTAGCTATTCGTGTTTTAAGCCAAACTTGTAGTGCATCCGGGTGCGAGAGAAATTGGAGCATCTTCGAACATATTCattctaaaaagagaaataggttaGAGCATCAAAGGCTTAATGATCTAGTATTTGTGCACTATAATTTGAGACTACAACAAAGGTAA